The sequence below is a genomic window from Acetivibrio clariflavus DSM 19732.
TTCCGGCTAAAAGAATAGCATCTTTTGACGGAATCTGATTGTCTTTTGAAAGATACCAGCTGCGCAGATTCCATGTTCCGTTGCTTTTATTTTCAATTCGTATAAAACTTTTTTTGCCGTTACTCATAGAAAAATAGATATCAATGTTTTTCTGGTCTTTCCTCAGTACTGTAAGTCCATTGTTGGGTTTGGCAGCAGTTGATGGAGTAGGAGTGGATGGTTGGACAGCGATAGATGGTTTGGCGTGTACTGCGGATTTTACGACGGCGGCAGATTGGGGAAGAGAATATATGCTGGTAAAGGGTGCAGTATTGTTGTTTTTTGAAGAACTATATTTTAAAGCTTGTATATTTGTATAACTTGCTATTCTGTTAATGTTGGCGCTAAGCAATAAACTTGCTGTAAAAATAAACAAAATTATATAGCGTACTGCTTTTTTTCTCATTTCAGGATCTCCCTTTTATGTCATTGTATTTTGTTAGTTACAAAATATTATCATTTGCTGCATGAATTGTAAAGTTTGTACTAAAAAAATAATACAGGTGATAAAAACGCATAATAAGGATATATATTAATTCTTTACAAATTAGAAAAATATTATAAGTGGAAATTTAATAGGTATGAAGTGTAATTCAGAGTTAATTGCATTTTATTATATGTAATATTTAGATATATGGGCAGTTTATAAAAATTGACTGAATTTATTGAACTTAACTATAAAATATAGTATATTGAATTTTAGTGTATTTAATCAAAGAATTTTTTATCTTACATATATCATGGAGAATAAGGGTTGAAAATTAGGAAGGGAATATGTAATGGGGAATATTTTTGACTTTTTCAATTATAACAAACCCGGTCCAGGCGTACCTAAAGATGAGCCGCCAAAACCGAGGATTGTAGTGTTTTTTCAAATTTATTTCGACAAGTTTTGGGATCTCATGAAACTTAATCTTATGTTTTCATTTTTTAATATACCGGCTTTAATACTAGTATATTTTTTGTTTTCGTTATTTTTTAGTTCTGTGAAAAGTTCTTTAACAGAAGATGGGACTTTCTTCAGTCTTGTTTTATTTACTTCCATCAGCTCAGTATTTCTAAGTGTTCCGGTTATTACAACAGGACCTTCTCAGGCCGGTTTTACATTTGTTTTGCGGAATTTTTCAAGGCGTGAGCATGTCTTTCTTATGTCGGATTTTAAAGAGAATATTGGAAAAAACTTTAAACAAGCCCTTGCAATATGCATGATTGATTTTTTTGTAGTTCTTTTCCTGTTAGTTGACATTTATATTTGCATAAATTCGGGTATGGACAGATTACTGGCATATTTAATGATATACATTATCATATTTGTTTTGATTCTGTTTTTAATGATGCATTTATATATTTATCCCATGCTTGTGACTTTTGAACTTTCGATAAAGCATATTTATAAAAATGCCTTGATTTTTGCAATAGCAAAATTTATACCGAATCTCGGGATTCTGCTGTTGTGCTTTGCAATCTCGGCATTGCCTTTTTTGATATATCTTCCTGCGGCAATATTGTTGTTTCCGATTATTACATTGAGTACTGTTGGATTTATTACAAACTTTTATGCTTTCCCGACACTGGAAAAGTATATGATTAAGAAAGAATAAGTATTTATAAGGCTTAGTACTATATTTTAAAACGGATAAAATACTGCAAAGCACTGACTTTGCTTTTTTTATTATTTATGATTTAGTATAAACAGTGGAGGTTATTGAAAAATGTCCGGTGTACTGATGGATAAATCAAAACCTGATTCAGAAGAGGATAAATGGGTAGGGACCTGGGCGACTGCACTGCAGCAGGTTGAAGAGTCTAATATGCCTCCGGAACCCGGGCTTTCAAACAATACCCTGCGCCAGGTAGTTCGTGTCTCATTAGGTGGAAATCGAATAAGAGTAAAGTTTTCCAATGAATATGGGAATTCGGAACTTACTTTGAATTTAGTACAAATAGCTGTATCATCGGGCAAAGGAAAAGTAAAATCGGGAACTGAGAAATTATTGACCTTTGAAGGGAAAAAATCTGTTACAATTCCGGCAGGCGGAACCGTTACATCCGATACTGTTGATTATTGTTTACCTAAACTTACGGATATAGCTATTACAATTTATTTTGGAAATGCGCCTACTGTCCTGACAGGCCATCCCGGTTCAAGGACAACATCCTATATACTGCCCGGAAATGGGATTGACAGTTTGAATATATCGACAGCTGTGCCTACAGAACATTGGTATGTAATAGCTGGAATAGACGTTATTACATGTGCTTTATGCAATGCAGTTGTTGCATTGGGGGACTCAATTACCGATGGAAGAGGCTCTACAACGGATATGCAAAACCGATGGACTGATAATCTTGCTAAACGTCTGCAGGCAAATACTGCTACAGCGGGTATTGGAGTACTTAATATGGGAATAGGCGGAAATACTGTTTTGCAAGGAGGATTGGGGCCAAGTGCCGTTGAGCGGTTTGAAAGGGACGTACTTTCACAAAGTGGTGTCCGTTATTTGATAATATTTGAAGGGGTCAATGATATAGGAATAAACAATAATTTGAAAGTAACAACAGATTTGATAAATACCTATAAGAGCTTCATAGATAAAGCCCATGCCAATAATATTCTGGTTTATGGTGCAACAATTTTACCCTTTGGGGGATCGCAATATGATAGTGCCATTAATGAGCAAGCTAGGCAGACGGTAAACGACTGGATCAGAACTTCAGGGGAATTTGATGCTGTGATAGATTTCGATGCAGCTTTAAGAGATACGAAGGATTTTACAAGACTTAAGGAAATCTATGACAGTGGTGACCATTTGCATCCAAATGCTGAAGCTTATAAAAAGATGGCTGAAATTGTGGATCTTGATTTATTTGCAAAAAATGACCGATAATATTTATGAAAAGTATTCCAAGTATATTGTTTTTTACATGAGAATGAATATAAATTTGGAGTGTGAATATCTGAAGGTCAAAGTATTTAAAACGTAATATAAAAATTGTTAGCTCATAAAGGGTGATATTGGATGAAATATGATATTGTTGGAATTCGGGAAAACAAAGAATATCTTATTAAAGCTATTGATTTTTTTACTGAAAAATGGGGCATTGAAAGAAGAATTTATGAAGACTGTCT
It includes:
- a CDS encoding DUF624 domain-containing protein, with the protein product MGNIFDFFNYNKPGPGVPKDEPPKPRIVVFFQIYFDKFWDLMKLNLMFSFFNIPALILVYFLFSLFFSSVKSSLTEDGTFFSLVLFTSISSVFLSVPVITTGPSQAGFTFVLRNFSRREHVFLMSDFKENIGKNFKQALAICMIDFFVVLFLLVDIYICINSGMDRLLAYLMIYIIIFVLILFLMMHLYIYPMLVTFELSIKHIYKNALIFAIAKFIPNLGILLLCFAISALPFLIYLPAAILLFPIITLSTVGFITNFYAFPTLEKYMIKKE
- a CDS encoding SGNH/GDSL hydrolase family protein; its protein translation is MSGVLMDKSKPDSEEDKWVGTWATALQQVEESNMPPEPGLSNNTLRQVVRVSLGGNRIRVKFSNEYGNSELTLNLVQIAVSSGKGKVKSGTEKLLTFEGKKSVTIPAGGTVTSDTVDYCLPKLTDIAITIYFGNAPTVLTGHPGSRTTSYILPGNGIDSLNISTAVPTEHWYVIAGIDVITCALCNAVVALGDSITDGRGSTTDMQNRWTDNLAKRLQANTATAGIGVLNMGIGGNTVLQGGLGPSAVERFERDVLSQSGVRYLIIFEGVNDIGINNNLKVTTDLINTYKSFIDKAHANNILVYGATILPFGGSQYDSAINEQARQTVNDWIRTSGEFDAVIDFDAALRDTKDFTRLKEIYDSGDHLHPNAEAYKKMAEIVDLDLFAKNDR